One Malania oleifera isolate guangnan ecotype guangnan chromosome 9, ASM2987363v1, whole genome shotgun sequence DNA segment encodes these proteins:
- the LOC131164179 gene encoding 14 kDa proline-rich protein DC2.15-like — protein sequence MRMGSERSSASAALFLALNLLFFALASGCNTCIGNPGTTTPNPSQNSNPTPSSKRSCPRDALKLGVCARLLGGPIGAVVGNPPDTPCCSLLQGLVDLEAALCLCTAIKANILGINLNIPISLSLLINTCGKKLPSDFQCS from the coding sequence ATGAGGATGGGTTCCGAGAGATCTTCAGCGTCAGCTGCTCTCTTCCTTGCTCTCAACCTTCTCTTCTTTGCTCTAGCAAGCGGCTGCAACACCTGCATTGGTAATCCTGGGACGACGACCCCAAACCCATCCCAGAACAGTAATCCAACTCCATCCTCCAAACGGAGCTGCCCCAGGGATGCCCTAAAACTTGGGGTATGTGCCAGGTTGCTGGGCGGACCCATTGGGGCAGTGGTGGGAAACCCACCGGACACCCCTTGTTGCTCTCTGCTGCAAGGGCTTGTGGATCTTGAAGCTGCCCTATGCCTCTGCACTGCCATTAAAGCTAACATCCTTGGCATCAACCTCAACATCCCCATCTCACTCAGCCTCCTAATCAACACTTGTGGCAAGAAGCTCCCCTCTGACTTCCAATGTTCTTAA